TCATCGCACAATGGCTTAAACACACATAATTTAACATTGGCTTATTGGCAATATGACTATTAAAGCCAATAATGTCGCAGCTGTTAGGCTGTAATAATACGATAAGCTCAGCAAAAATATCGACCTGATTTGAGCTGATATCGATGTTGGTTTCAACACTCACATAAGAGCTATTTTCCTGCGGCGTAATGTGTATAGTAAAATATTCAGCACCTCGAATACCATTAATTGAATACCCTAAAGGACTGAATAAATATTGATCAACACTAAAACCGCTGAATAATTGTTCCAATTGTAACAGCTGACTAATTTGTTCTGTTGATTGATGCTCGCCACGTAAATAGTCTGCTACGGTACCAGAAATATGATACATCAGTAATTCATTGGTGGTATCAAGTGCACTGGCTTGATAATGCTTATCTGTGGTAAAAATATAATGGTGATGGCTATCTAAATGACCCATTCGATAGGCCTGCCCACCAATAAAATCTCTTAACCTAAGCACATCATCGCCAAAAGAGCTGGCTTGTAAATGAGCATAATATTCATTTTTACGCTGATAACACACATAGGAAATCGCTTGTTCGCCTATATGCTCAATGAAGTAACAGGCTGATTCAACTAACGTACTAGCCCCGCATGTGAGCACAACGATACGATCATCCCAAACAAATAAGCTTGATTCACTCAATAAATAAGCATCACAAAAATCATTGCTTATGCTAGATAAAATGTCTGCATTTGAGGCAGCAACAAGCCCCTGCCAAAACGTTCGATCTAAAGACCGTAATTTAGGCGCGGCTGCATCAACAATAATCTCTAACTTTTTCTCTGAACCTTCAAAAAACATCTTAGCAACTTAAAAGCCTAGCCACCTGAGGGTGCTA
The Shewanella vesiculosa DNA segment above includes these coding regions:
- a CDS encoding adenosylmethionine decarboxylase, encoding MFFEGSEKKLEIIVDAAAPKLRSLDRTFWQGLVAASNADILSSISNDFCDAYLLSESSLFVWDDRIVVLTCGASTLVESACYFIEHIGEQAISYVCYQRKNEYYAHLQASSFGDDVLRLRDFIGGQAYRMGHLDSHHHYIFTTDKHYQASALDTTNELLMYHISGTVADYLRGEHQSTEQISQLLQLEQLFSGFSVDQYLFSPLGYSINGIRGAEYFTIHITPQENSSYVSVETNIDISSNQVDIFAELIVLLQPNSCDIIGFNSHIANKPMLNYVCLSHCAMTLEQGYNIHFSHYQQDCLEVLKPILL